A genomic region of Rhizomicrobium sp. contains the following coding sequences:
- the glpK gene encoding glycerol kinase GlpK: MTDEPYILAIDQGTTSTRAILFDSAARPLASHAIELQQHYPANGWVEHDAEEIWRAALACSRAALKGVPAASVAAIGITNQRETTVMWDRRTAKPLHNAIVWQDRRTAERCRALKARKLEPRIAAKTGLLLDPYFSATKMEWLLDRIPGSRRRAEDGEIALGTIDSWLIYKLTGGNVHATDVTNASRTMLLDLKTLEWDAELMKLFGVPRNALAEVRDSAGDFGRAEESLLGASIPILGVAGDQQAAAFGQACFSPGDVKSTYGTGCFALVNTGPKVPASKNRLLATSAYRIGRKTAYAIEGSIFVAGAVVQWLRDALGLIRSAEEIEALARTAKDADGLYFVPAFTGLGAPYWDPEARGAVVGLTRDTGAAEIARAALDAVCFQTRDLLEAMARDLKSRGLRPPRALKVDGGMVRNDWFCQRLADLTGLPVDRPQVTETTALGAAYLAGLAAGLFKDTKDIAARWALDRRFTPAMKPSLRNALYEGWQTAVERVR; the protein is encoded by the coding sequence ATGACCGACGAACCCTATATCCTGGCGATCGACCAGGGGACGACCTCGACGCGCGCCATCCTGTTCGACAGCGCCGCCCGCCCGCTTGCCAGCCATGCCATCGAGCTTCAGCAGCATTATCCCGCCAACGGCTGGGTCGAGCACGACGCGGAGGAGATCTGGCGGGCGGCGCTCGCCTGTTCGCGCGCCGCGCTCAAGGGCGTGCCGGCCGCCTCCGTCGCCGCCATCGGCATCACCAACCAGCGCGAGACCACGGTCATGTGGGACCGCCGGACGGCCAAGCCGCTGCACAACGCCATCGTCTGGCAGGACCGCCGCACCGCCGAGCGCTGCCGCGCGCTGAAGGCAAGGAAGCTCGAACCGCGCATCGCCGCCAAGACCGGCCTTCTGCTCGATCCCTATTTCTCGGCGACCAAGATGGAATGGCTGCTCGACCGCATTCCCGGCTCGCGCCGCCGCGCCGAGGACGGCGAGATCGCGCTCGGCACCATCGACTCCTGGCTGATCTACAAGCTGACCGGTGGCAACGTCCACGCGACCGACGTGACCAACGCCTCGCGCACCATGCTGCTCGATCTGAAGACGCTCGAATGGGACGCCGAGCTGATGAAGCTGTTCGGTGTGCCGCGCAATGCGCTGGCGGAGGTGCGCGACAGCGCCGGCGATTTTGGGCGCGCCGAAGAATCCTTGCTCGGCGCGTCGATCCCGATCCTCGGCGTCGCCGGCGATCAGCAGGCCGCCGCTTTCGGCCAGGCCTGCTTCTCGCCCGGCGACGTGAAATCGACCTATGGCACGGGCTGCTTCGCGCTGGTCAACACCGGCCCGAAAGTCCCCGCCTCGAAGAACCGCCTGCTGGCGACCAGCGCCTATCGCATCGGCCGCAAGACCGCCTACGCCATCGAGGGCAGCATCTTCGTCGCCGGCGCGGTGGTGCAGTGGCTGCGCGACGCGCTCGGCTTGATCCGCAGCGCCGAGGAGATCGAGGCCTTGGCCCGCACCGCCAAGGACGCTGATGGCCTCTATTTCGTTCCCGCCTTCACCGGCCTCGGCGCGCCCTATTGGGACCCCGAGGCGCGCGGCGCCGTTGTCGGCCTGACACGGGACACCGGCGCCGCCGAGATCGCGCGCGCCGCGCTCGACGCGGTGTGCTTCCAGACCCGCGACCTGCTCGAAGCGATGGCGCGCGACTTGAAAAGCCGCGGCCTTCGGCCGCCGAGGGCACTGAAGGTCGATGGCGGCATGGTGCGCAACGACTGGTTCTGCCAGCGCCTCGCCGACCTGACCGGCCTGCCGGTCGACCGCCCGCAAGTGACCGAGACCACCGCGCTCGGCGCCGCCTATCTCGCCGGCCTTGCCGCTGGCCTGTTCAAGGACACCAAGGACATCGCCGCCCGCTGGGCACTGGATCGCAGGTTCACGCCCGCCATGAAACCTTCCCTCCGCAACGCGCTTTACGAAGGATGGCAGACCGCCGTGGAGCGCGTGCGATGA
- a CDS encoding DUF2336 domain-containing protein, whose product MSDMGRLAQLAVNPQGTSREEIYLAVASLYRIQGTGLNERERALMHEILRRLTRDVEMAIRIALAERLADDTTAPHDLILLLADDKIEVARPLLLRSPLLTDTDVLRLLAAASEAHYEAVANRAHIGEPVTELLAKSEAETVLVALVRNATAKISSLAFETLVEKSRRLESLQEPLTHRPDLPPVLATRMCEWVADALKNYIVANYKIAPERLTTAMAQAETVVTSEPAAPRTPPAESAQKLIDKLAASGQLKAGFLLRVLHQGQSDLFDLALAKMVNLPLAELRLKFYDGGPRAVALACRGVGIDRCVFNTVFNLSRQARNMRAVLTHADMGEVDRVFSTVSKPGALTELSSLRLN is encoded by the coding sequence ATGAGCGACATGGGCCGCCTGGCCCAGCTCGCCGTCAATCCGCAGGGAACCAGCCGGGAGGAGATCTACCTCGCGGTGGCCTCGCTCTATCGCATCCAGGGCACCGGCCTGAACGAGCGCGAGCGCGCTCTTATGCACGAGATCCTGCGCCGGCTGACCCGCGACGTCGAGATGGCGATCCGCATCGCGCTGGCCGAGCGGCTGGCCGACGACACGACGGCGCCGCACGATCTCATCCTGCTTCTGGCCGACGACAAGATCGAGGTCGCGCGCCCGCTGCTGCTGCGCAGCCCGCTTTTGACCGACACCGATGTCCTGCGCCTGCTCGCCGCGGCGAGCGAGGCGCATTACGAGGCGGTCGCCAACCGCGCCCATATCGGCGAGCCGGTGACCGAACTGCTCGCCAAGAGCGAGGCCGAGACGGTGCTCGTGGCGCTGGTGCGCAACGCGACGGCGAAGATCTCGTCGCTCGCCTTCGAGACGCTGGTCGAGAAGTCGCGCCGGCTGGAGAGCCTGCAGGAACCGCTGACCCATCGTCCCGATCTGCCGCCGGTGCTGGCGACGCGGATGTGCGAATGGGTCGCCGACGCGCTGAAGAACTACATCGTCGCGAACTACAAGATCGCGCCCGAGCGGCTGACGACGGCGATGGCGCAGGCCGAGACCGTGGTCACGTCCGAGCCGGCGGCGCCGCGCACGCCGCCCGCCGAAAGCGCCCAGAAGCTGATCGACAAGCTCGCCGCGTCGGGCCAGTTGAAGGCCGGGTTCCTGCTGCGCGTGCTGCACCAAGGCCAGTCGGACCTATTCGATCTGGCGCTGGCCAAGATGGTCAACCTGCCGCTGGCCGAGCTGCGGCTCAAATTCTACGACGGCGGGCCGCGCGCGGTGGCGCTGGCCTGCCGCGGCGTCGGCATCGACCGCTGCGTCTTCAACACGGTGTTCAACCTGTCGCGCCAGGCGCGCAATATGCGCGCGGTGCTGACCCATGCCGACATGGGCGAGGTCGACCGGGTGTTTTCGACGGTGTCCAAGCCGGGCGCGCTCACGGAACTGAGCAGCTTGCGGCTCAACTAG